The proteins below come from a single Candidatus Binatia bacterium genomic window:
- a CDS encoding SDR family NAD(P)-dependent oxidoreductase, with the protein MGRLENQVCVITGAGMGIGRGIARSYAREGARVLVAELDPDAGERVAAELAEIGADARFVRTDVSDKDQVHAAIADAVSAWGTVHVLVNNAWGGSNIARLEWKTDENMMHGLKTGYLSVFWAMQAVFPHMKAQGGGSIITMCSLNGVNAHMYSVEYNASKEAARTLTRTAAREWGRHQIRCNVICPAAATEAYVRFRDQNPETAEVMLTQNPMGRMGDPETDIAGVALFLASDDSKYLTGNTLFADGGGHINGVNWSPDLPEERDVG; encoded by the coding sequence ATGGGACGTCTCGAGAATCAGGTTTGTGTCATCACCGGAGCGGGAATGGGGATCGGGCGGGGGATCGCGCGGAGCTATGCGCGTGAGGGCGCGCGTGTCCTGGTGGCGGAGTTGGATCCGGACGCGGGCGAGCGCGTGGCCGCCGAGCTGGCGGAGATCGGCGCCGATGCGCGCTTCGTGCGCACCGACGTGAGCGACAAGGACCAGGTGCACGCGGCGATCGCCGATGCGGTGTCCGCCTGGGGGACGGTCCACGTGCTGGTCAACAACGCGTGGGGCGGCAGCAACATCGCGCGGTTGGAGTGGAAGACCGATGAAAACATGATGCACGGCCTCAAGACGGGATACTTATCCGTCTTCTGGGCGATGCAAGCCGTCTTCCCCCACATGAAGGCGCAGGGCGGCGGCAGCATCATCACGATGTGCTCACTCAATGGGGTGAACGCGCACATGTATTCCGTGGAGTACAACGCGTCGAAGGAGGCCGCCCGGACGCTCACCCGAACGGCAGCCCGTGAATGGGGCCGCCATCAGATTCGTTGCAACGTGATCTGTCCGGCCGCGGCCACCGAGGCCTACGTCCGCTTCCGCGACCAGAATCCGGAGACCGCCGAGGTCATGCTCACCCAGAACCCCATGGGCCGAATGGGCGACCCCGAGACCGACATCGCCGGCGTCGCCCTTTTCCTAGCCTCAGACGACTCGAAGTACCTGACAGGAAACACGCTCTTCGCCGACGGCGGCGGCCACATCAACGGCGTAAACTGGTCCCCCGACCTCCCGGAGGAGAGGGACGTTGGTTAG
- a CDS encoding alpha/beta hydrolase, translating into MRRGRPRPIAFEGAKGLTLQADVYGDPNGTPVVLLHGGGQTRHSWSDTACALAEDGWQVVALDQRGHGESDWAKDQQYQLQDYAADIVELIPQLAKPPVLVGASLGGLAALLAQGESEGDFAIGLILVDVAPRMERDGVERILEFMKAHSDGFATLDECADAVAAYNPNRPRPKSSEGLAKNLRKGDDGRWRWHWDPGFVGIDRQTEGRDDMIDDAARAVDIPTLLVRGRQSDLLSEEGARHFLELVPHAKFVDVSGAGHMVAGDNNDVFTDSVRAFLNELRGDVG; encoded by the coding sequence ATGCGACGCGGACGACCACGCCCCATCGCCTTCGAAGGCGCGAAGGGCCTCACGCTACAGGCCGACGTCTACGGAGACCCGAACGGAACGCCCGTCGTCCTGCTGCACGGCGGCGGACAGACTCGGCATTCCTGGTCCGATACCGCATGCGCCTTGGCAGAAGACGGGTGGCAGGTCGTCGCCCTCGACCAACGCGGACACGGCGAGAGCGACTGGGCGAAGGACCAGCAGTACCAGCTCCAGGACTACGCGGCGGACATCGTCGAGCTGATCCCCCAACTCGCCAAGCCTCCTGTTCTAGTCGGGGCCTCGCTGGGAGGGCTCGCCGCCCTCCTCGCTCAGGGCGAATCCGAGGGCGACTTCGCAATCGGCCTCATCCTGGTCGACGTCGCCCCCCGGATGGAGCGCGACGGCGTGGAGCGGATCCTCGAGTTCATGAAGGCGCACTCGGACGGGTTCGCAACGCTCGACGAATGCGCCGACGCGGTCGCCGCCTACAACCCGAACCGCCCGCGGCCGAAGAGCTCCGAGGGCCTCGCGAAAAATCTACGCAAGGGCGACGACGGTCGCTGGCGCTGGCATTGGGATCCCGGCTTCGTCGGAATCGACCGCCAGACCGAAGGCCGCGACGACATGATCGACGACGCCGCGCGCGCGGTCGACATCCCCACCCTTCTCGTCCGCGGCCGCCAGAGCGACCTCCTCAGCGAAGAAGGCGCCCGCCACTTCCTCGAGCTCGTCCCCCACGCCAAGTTCGTCGACGTCTCCGGCGCCGGCCACATGGTCGCCGGCGACAACAACGACGTCTTCACCGACTCCGTCCGCGCGTTCCTGAACGAACTCCGGGGGGACGTTGGTTAG